Genomic segment of Microbacterium hydrocarbonoxydans:
GGTCGACGCACCGACCGACGACGCCACGGTCACGACGATCGCCGACGCCACCGACCCCGCAGGGTTCCCGTGGTGGGCGCTCCTCGTGGTGGGAGTGCCCGCCCTCACCGCGATCATCGTGATGCCTCGCCGACGTCGGCGTCGCGCTCCGATCCCCACTGAGCCGACGGCGCCGTGACGACGCAGATGCTGTCGGCGCGGCCCGGCGACGCCTTCCCCCGCGAGGCCTCGCATGACGACGCGGCTGCGCGCGATGACGACCTCGAGCCGGCAGCCGTGACGGTGCACGGCCGGGCTGTGACGCCGCGCCGGAGACGCGGTCGCCCGGGCCTGCTGATCGTCAGCATCGCGCTCGTCGCTCTGGGCATCACCTCCCTGGTCGCATCGACTGTCGCCCCGGATGCCGTGGACAGCGTCACCGGGAACATCAAGGTCGCCGTGCAGAAGCAGTTCCAGCAGGTCTTCGCGCCGGATGCGCTCCCGCAGATCACGCTCGGGGGAGAGGGTGGCCTCGCGCAGCTCGATGAGTGCGATGGGACGTTCACCGAGATGATCAGCTATCGGCTCGACGGCGTCCTTCCGCTGTTCGCCGCGCACAACAATTGCGGAGGAGACGTCATCCTCGGCTGGGAACTCGGCCAGCGAGTGACGGTGCAGGGCTCCGACATCGTCTACGAAGTGGTCGAGGAGAGACACACGCCGAAGTGGTCGGACGTCGATGCGCTGGTCGGGATGTCCGGCGAGTTCATGGTGCAGACCTGCTTCTACGGCGAGAACCGCATGCGCTTCCTCGCGCTGGCGCCGGTGGGTTCGACGCAGCCCGTCGGCTGATGTCAGCGAGTTCTCAGAGTTTTCTCCGCAGAGCGTCATGATTCGAGGGCGCGGGGGTCTTGTGAGTATGGGTCCCAGGGTCCAGCGCTGGTCTCCCCGGACGGCGCCCACCCTGCGGGATCGACCCGCATGAGGGTCTGAGGGACGAGGCATCCCCACGCCTCGTCCCTCATCGCACCCTTCAGGCGCTCGCGACCGCGACCACGCCTCAGACCCCCCGGAGCAGCATGGACGACACGCACCTCTTCGGCTTCCCGACCTTCGAGGGTGAGCCCGAGCTGCCGACCGACGACGAGATCATCGAGGCGCTGCGGGAGGGGGATACCCGGGATTTCGCGCTGCTGTGGGCTCGTCATGCGGATGCTGCGCGATGTGCCGCGAAATTGTTCGCACCGACGATCGATCCCGAGGATCTCGTGAGCGAAGCCTTCGCCACGATCCTGCGCATCACTCGTTCCGGCGGCGGGCCGACCGACGCCTTCCGCCCGTACCTCGTCGCCTCCGTGCGCAACACCGCCGCCCGGTGGGCGCGCTGGCACGACGTGCTGCCTCTGGACGGCCTCTCCGAGGAGGAGCTCGTGCAGGGGGAGCCGGACCCGATCGAGCGCGTCTCGGAGCGGTCCGTCGTCGTCGAGGCCCTTCTCACGCTCTCGCCGCGTCATCGGACCCTCCTCTGGTATCTGAACGTGGAAGGCATGAAGCCGCGCGAGCTCGCCCCGCTGATGGGCATGACCCCGAACGCTGTCTCCGTCTTGGCGTTCCGCGCGCGAGACGGGTTCCGGAGGGCGTGGCTGGACGGTCAGCTCGACGGCGTCCGAATCGAGGCCGGAGCGGACTCCGCCCTGTGACTGACGCTCGGGAGGCGCTCTCGTGTCGGGAAGAACAGTGAAGGAGTCTGCCGTGACACGGTCACGCACCGTGAAGTTTCGGAATATCGAAATGTTGCACTCCGGATGCTGAATTCAGGGGCATTCCGCCCCCTAGAGTCATCAACTGCCGGAGGAATCCACATACCGGTTGTACCGGTGTCCCGTGCGACCGAAAAGGAGCAGAGCGACGGGCACCTCAGGGGAGAAACGCCGACCTTCTCTCACGCCCGATGGGTTCGGGGATCTCCGGCTCGACACCCGGATCCTCTCCCCGACCTGCGTCGATTCCCCACACCCATAGGAGACTGCGCCATGCGCGACACCCACGCCATCGATGACCTCGGGCCCCGCGCGACACGGCGACTGCTCGAGGCGGCTCCGTGAGCGCCGTGCTCCCGCGAGCGTCGTGGCATGTCGGCGCCGATCTCAGCGACGACGATCTCGTCGCGGCGACACGTGCCGGCGACAGCAACGCCTACGGCGTGCTCTGGGATCGGCATTCACCGGCCGCTCTGCGGGCTGCGCGCGCGATCACGAGCTCCATCGACCCGGAGGACCTCGTCAGTGAGGCCTTCGCGAAGACGTTCAGCGCGATCAAGAACGGCGGCGGCCCGACCGACGCCTTCCGTCCCTATCTGTTCGCGGCTGTGCGCAGCGCGGCGGCGACCTGGGGCGGGCGACAGAAGGACATCGCCCTCGAGTACATCGACGAGCTCCCGGTCGACCATGCCGAGGACTCGCTCGACACGCTGTCGGACAAGGCGCTGCTGACGACCGCCTTCAAGGATCTGCCCGAACGCTGGCGCACTCTGCTGTGGTACCTCGAGGTCGAGGGGATGAAGCCTCGCGAGATCGCGCCGCTCATGGGACTCAGCCCCAATGCGGTGTCGGTGCTGGCAGCCCGCGCTCGCGAAGGCTTCAAGATCGCCTGGTTGCAGGCCCACATCGCTGCGCCGGACCGGGATGCGGAATGCCGCTGGACCTGCGAGCGGATCGTCGCGCAGGGGCGGCGGCGTCACGTCGGACGGGCCGACAGGGCGCGCTTCGACGCACACCTCCAGCAATGCCGTCGGTGCACCATCGCGAGCCTCGAGATCACCGAAGCATCGTCGAAGCTGCGCGCCGTGCTGCTTCCGCTCATCATCGGCGGGCCGGCCGCCGCGCTGTACTCGGCGGGCTCGCCGGCGCCGGCATCCGCCTCGGCGGGGATGCCCAGCCAGATCGCGCCTCTGCTCGTCGCGGCGGGGGCCATCCTCGTCGTCGGCACGGGCGCGGTGGCGTTCGCAGGCCAGCTCCTTGCCGACGCTCCGACCGAGATCGGCGCATCGGAGTCGATCTCTGTGGTCGTCAGTTCGCCGGCCGCGGTGGCCGTTCCCGGCGAGGATGACCAGGCGACCGCGCAGCCGACTGCCGCGCGCCCGTCGCAGCTGCCCGTATCAGAGGATCTGCCTGGTCGGGAGGGCGACGAGGTCGAGCCGCCGCTCTCGGCTCCCGGCGACTCCACCGGGCCGATCGACTCTCGATCGACCGAGGACGTGGTGCTTCGCACGACACGTCCGGCGGGGCCGACAGTGCCCTCGCGGGACCCTCAGGAGGAGCAGTCCGCGGCTCCCCGCCCCGTGCCCACTCCTCCGCCCGCGGCGGTCGAGCCGACTCCGCCCGTGACCGCCGCGCCGACCCCTCCCGCGGTCGCGCCGACTCCTCCCGCGGTCGTGCCGACCCCTCCCGCGGTCGCGCCGACTCCTCCCGCGGTCGTGCCGACTCCGTCTCCCACGGTCGTGCCGACGCCGACGCCGACGCCGACGCCGACGCCGACGCCGACGCCGACTCCCTCACCCTCGGTCGAGCCGACCGACCCGCCACTCACGATCTCCTGGGCGATCCCGCGGCCGTCGACTGTTCCTCCCGACGTCACCGGCACCGGGAGCCCCGGCAGTGAGATCGAGATCCTCGACGAGAGCGACCGCGTGCTCGGCACGGCCAGGGTCGCTGACGACGGGACCTTCGCGGTCGACCTGGCGCCCGCTCTGCTGCATCAGGGGATGACGATCACCGCGCGGCACACGTCGCAGGCCACCGGGGTCGAGACACGCAGCGACGCGCTCGGCCCGGTCGTCTTCGACCTTCCCACAGTCCTCGGCGCGGGAGCGATGCTCAGCCTGCGCCGGACCGACCTCGACGTCGATGGCATGAGCGACGATGTGCAGCTCGCCGTGCACGGCATTCCCGGGGCGTCGGTGCTGTTGTCCGTCGACGGCGGGCAGCGCTCGACGGTGGTGCTCGCAGACGGGACTCAGACAGTGAACCTCCTCGATCTGCGCCCGGGGCTGCATCGCGTCACGCTGCGCTACATCGATCCCACGTCGGGTGCGCAGGGACCGGAGGCTGTCGAGCACATCCTCGTTCGTCCGTGATCCGCAGGGCAGGGTGCGACCCGGGCGCACGTGCCAGATGAGAAGCTAGAAGGATGAGCACTTCGCCCGAAGCAGATGTCATGGCCGCGCCGAGCGGCCGTCCGCTGACGGAGGAAGAGGTGCACAGGCTCCGCGAGGACTTCCCGATCCTGAGCACGGAGGTGC
This window contains:
- a CDS encoding sigma-70 family RNA polymerase sigma factor, with the translated sequence MSAVLPRASWHVGADLSDDDLVAATRAGDSNAYGVLWDRHSPAALRAARAITSSIDPEDLVSEAFAKTFSAIKNGGGPTDAFRPYLFAAVRSAAATWGGRQKDIALEYIDELPVDHAEDSLDTLSDKALLTTAFKDLPERWRTLLWYLEVEGMKPREIAPLMGLSPNAVSVLAARAREGFKIAWLQAHIAAPDRDAECRWTCERIVAQGRRRHVGRADRARFDAHLQQCRRCTIASLEITEASSKLRAVLLPLIIGGPAAALYSAGSPAPASASAGMPSQIAPLLVAAGAILVVGTGAVAFAGQLLADAPTEIGASESISVVVSSPAAVAVPGEDDQATAQPTAARPSQLPVSEDLPGREGDEVEPPLSAPGDSTGPIDSRSTEDVVLRTTRPAGPTVPSRDPQEEQSAAPRPVPTPPPAAVEPTPPVTAAPTPPAVAPTPPAVVPTPPAVAPTPPAVVPTPSPTVVPTPTPTPTPTPTPTPTPSPSVEPTDPPLTISWAIPRPSTVPPDVTGTGSPGSEIEILDESDRVLGTARVADDGTFAVDLAPALLHQGMTITARHTSQATGVETRSDALGPVVFDLPTVLGAGAMLSLRRTDLDVDGMSDDVQLAVHGIPGASVLLSVDGGQRSTVVLADGTQTVNLLDLRPGLHRVTLRYIDPTSGAQGPEAVEHILVRP
- a CDS encoding sigma-70 family RNA polymerase sigma factor is translated as MDDTHLFGFPTFEGEPELPTDDEIIEALREGDTRDFALLWARHADAARCAAKLFAPTIDPEDLVSEAFATILRITRSGGGPTDAFRPYLVASVRNTAARWARWHDVLPLDGLSEEELVQGEPDPIERVSERSVVVEALLTLSPRHRTLLWYLNVEGMKPRELAPLMGMTPNAVSVLAFRARDGFRRAWLDGQLDGVRIEAGADSAL